A region from the Sutcliffiella horikoshii genome encodes:
- a CDS encoding carotenoid biosynthesis protein: protein MKINMWEKLIVRFFIVWYICGVVLLTFDLLPPWLEWANVVFLVTAGTLGAIYFIKNYRAIGVFFTFLVFFTAMAAEHFGVKYGFLFGDYYYNSYFGPKLFDVPITIGFAWVLVISTSHVLANRVIPNASVLTKAILAAFATVVLDLIIDPVAFIAKEYWIWEGTSFYYDIPMFNFYSWFGLSLLFHLVILLGSKNISPKENHYWERNMYVLYGLMIGMFCMIALTAKLYLALIVTIIPTLLLYLATLKSKEFLHDSSKKKQTV from the coding sequence TTGAAGATTAATATGTGGGAAAAATTGATTGTCCGTTTTTTTATCGTATGGTACATATGTGGGGTCGTGTTATTGACTTTTGATCTTTTGCCTCCTTGGCTGGAATGGGCGAATGTCGTTTTTCTCGTCACCGCCGGAACCCTAGGGGCTATATATTTTATTAAAAATTACCGCGCTATCGGAGTTTTCTTTACATTTCTCGTCTTTTTTACAGCAATGGCTGCTGAGCATTTTGGCGTAAAATATGGCTTTCTTTTTGGCGACTATTATTATAATTCCTATTTCGGACCGAAGTTATTTGATGTTCCTATCACAATTGGCTTTGCATGGGTATTGGTCATTTCCACGTCACATGTGCTGGCAAACAGAGTGATTCCAAATGCGTCTGTCCTCACAAAAGCAATCCTTGCCGCTTTTGCAACTGTGGTACTGGATCTTATCATTGATCCTGTTGCTTTTATAGCAAAGGAGTATTGGATTTGGGAAGGAACGAGCTTTTATTACGACATTCCTATGTTTAACTTTTACAGCTGGTTCGGACTCTCCTTATTGTTTCACCTGGTCATTTTATTAGGCTCGAAAAATATTTCTCCAAAGGAAAATCACTACTGGGAGAGGAATATGTATGTATTGTACGGTTTAATGATCGGGATGTTCTGTATGATTGCTTTAACCGCAAAGCTATATCTGGCATTGATTGTCACCATTATTCCAACACTTTTATTATATTTGGCTACACTGAAATCAAAGGAGTTCCTACATGATTCCAGCAAAAAAAAGCAAACGGTTTGA
- a CDS encoding phytoene desaturase family protein, with product MKNVVVIGGGLGGLSAAISLAAKGFTVTLLEKNNHLGGKLMPVQLGEASFDFGPNTITMPHVFREVISQTGENPDSYFEFIKLPSHTRNFSPDGAVFDFSSDRDKMLDQLATLDPAGAKNYPSYLEEVTRLYKMGESQFFRRTFTSTADYLSPGLGYSFSKVRPLQSLHRFHRKYFTNPFVIQALDRYATYIGSSPYVSPATFGLIAYLELVEGVYYTKGGNTIIAEGFEKLAKKLGVIIHTNCKVTSMEVKNKQAVSVSTEDGARFPADTVVMNADLLVAYPELVKEVDRPHFSDKKAAKFEPSISAYVVLAEMKKRHAELLHHTVYFSSDYKQEFNSLFEEKAYASDPTIYLSNSSFTEKEKSPNGDNLFILVNAPATSPHNENANDYKELIYDTLAKRGLSLKENVLSEKVITPKDIETTFGAFRGALYGMASNRKTDAFFRPRNKSADIANLYFVGGSTHPGGGSPMVTLSGLNVADAISKANK from the coding sequence ATGAAAAATGTCGTTGTCATAGGTGGAGGCCTTGGTGGATTGTCTGCCGCAATCAGTCTTGCTGCCAAGGGATTCACTGTAACATTATTGGAAAAGAACAACCACTTAGGTGGAAAGCTGATGCCTGTTCAATTGGGAGAGGCATCTTTTGATTTTGGACCGAATACGATTACGATGCCACATGTATTCAGGGAAGTTATTTCTCAAACAGGGGAAAATCCCGATTCGTACTTTGAATTTATTAAACTCCCTTCCCATACTCGTAATTTTTCACCAGATGGGGCTGTTTTTGACTTCAGTTCTGATAGAGACAAAATGCTGGACCAGCTGGCAACGCTCGACCCGGCAGGTGCCAAGAATTATCCTTCTTATTTGGAGGAAGTCACGCGCTTGTATAAGATGGGAGAAAGTCAGTTTTTCCGGAGGACCTTTACCTCCACTGCGGATTATCTCTCACCAGGGTTAGGATATTCCTTCAGCAAGGTGCGTCCGTTACAGTCCTTGCATCGTTTTCACCGAAAGTATTTCACTAACCCTTTTGTCATACAAGCACTCGACCGATATGCCACCTATATCGGCTCCTCTCCCTATGTCTCTCCTGCAACTTTTGGCCTTATCGCTTATTTGGAGCTTGTAGAAGGTGTCTACTATACAAAAGGCGGTAACACAATAATTGCAGAAGGATTCGAGAAACTCGCAAAGAAGCTCGGAGTTATAATCCATACTAATTGCAAGGTTACCAGTATGGAAGTCAAGAACAAACAGGCTGTTTCTGTATCAACAGAAGACGGGGCACGCTTTCCTGCCGATACAGTTGTCATGAATGCAGATCTTCTTGTCGCATATCCAGAACTTGTAAAGGAAGTGGACAGGCCGCATTTTTCAGATAAGAAGGCGGCAAAATTTGAACCTTCCATCTCTGCTTATGTGGTACTTGCAGAAATGAAGAAGAGACATGCTGAACTATTACATCATACTGTCTATTTTTCTAGCGATTACAAGCAAGAGTTCAACAGTTTATTTGAGGAGAAAGCTTATGCGAGTGACCCCACCATCTATTTGAGTAATTCTTCTTTTACAGAAAAGGAGAAAAGTCCAAATGGGGACAACCTTTTCATCTTGGTGAATGCACCAGCAACATCACCTCATAACGAGAATGCTAATGACTATAAGGAACTTATCTATGACACATTGGCAAAAAGAGGGTTATCGTTGAAAGAGAATGTGCTCTCTGAGAAGGTGATTACTCCAAAAGATATTGAGACTACTTTTGGCGCTTTTAGAGGAGCTTTATACGGGATGGCATCCAACCGTAAAACAGATGCGTTTTTCCGTCCAAGGAACAAATCCGCTGATATTGCCAATCTGTACTTTGTCGGCGGTTCCACCCACCCTGGCGGCGGCTCGCCGATGGTCACACTATCCGGCCTAAATGTTGCAGATGCCATAAGTAAAGCAAATAAATAA
- a CDS encoding lysophospholipid acyltransferase family protein, translated as MIPAKKSKRFDYFFHQFNKRFLRYHFKGVYYAQGEHVSLPPSPALYIVNHSTWWDALVVFHLNQVVTKQESYVMMHEKGIREFPFFRKIGAFSVNRENPKDIVRSMNYAKERLKDAKTLWLFPQGDERHLEIRPLGFLPGAVHITKNTDIPIVPVCLYYTFTGERKPAVYIKLEEPVYYSQLAGTSSKEKNQSLEDHYTILLDKVKHDVIQQTTSHYQSLL; from the coding sequence ATGATTCCAGCAAAAAAAAGCAAACGGTTTGATTATTTTTTTCACCAATTTAATAAACGTTTTCTCAGATATCATTTTAAAGGAGTCTATTATGCACAGGGTGAGCATGTGAGCCTTCCCCCTTCCCCAGCCTTGTATATTGTCAATCACAGTACATGGTGGGATGCATTGGTTGTTTTCCATTTGAATCAAGTTGTTACCAAACAGGAGAGTTATGTGATGATGCATGAAAAGGGAATTCGGGAGTTCCCTTTCTTTCGTAAAATTGGTGCATTTTCGGTCAACAGAGAAAATCCTAAGGACATTGTCCGCTCTATGAATTATGCAAAAGAAAGATTAAAAGACGCAAAAACCTTGTGGCTGTTCCCGCAGGGAGATGAGCGACACCTTGAGATTCGTCCACTCGGTTTCCTCCCAGGAGCCGTGCACATCACCAAGAATACTGATATCCCGATTGTTCCAGTATGCCTTTACTATACTTTCACTGGTGAACGCAAGCCTGCAGTATATATTAAATTAGAAGAACCTGTCTATTATTCTCAACTGGCAGGAACCTCTTCAAAAGAAAAAAACCAATCATTAGAGGATCACTATACCATTCTGCTGGATAAAGTGAAGCATGATGTAATACAACAAACAACAAGCCATTATCAATCTTTACTATAG
- a CDS encoding helix-turn-helix transcriptional regulator, which produces MSMIAMSIPPFPTFIRGGEYTFNKGERHFSRVFTVFDLLYVKKGTLFMQEDEKRFVVKEGQYVILVPGERHEGYADCTEQTDYFWLHFVIPGNDYQMVEDKDLDWSFVYKKEPTFTEVGYYQFHIPQWGEVKRREIVEQQLETLLTTRDGDAHVPDDYLKQQIQFSEFIVQLQKEAFSIPSATEKVCESAMKYIQENYKEAVNMSVLKEELNFHPDYLTRCMQKTIGISPMQYLTHYRLHHAKKLLAETEYKVSAISREVGIDDVTYFSKLFKKVEGTTPMEYRRLVHRK; this is translated from the coding sequence ATGTCAATGATAGCTATGTCCATCCCGCCGTTTCCGACTTTTATAAGGGGCGGGGAATATACATTTAATAAAGGAGAACGCCATTTTTCCAGGGTGTTTACTGTTTTTGATCTTTTGTATGTGAAAAAAGGTACCTTGTTTATGCAAGAAGACGAAAAAAGGTTTGTTGTGAAAGAAGGACAATATGTCATATTGGTTCCTGGCGAAAGACACGAAGGATATGCAGATTGCACAGAACAAACCGACTATTTCTGGTTGCATTTTGTTATCCCGGGAAATGACTATCAGATGGTGGAAGATAAGGATCTGGACTGGTCCTTTGTATATAAAAAAGAACCAACCTTTACAGAAGTAGGTTATTATCAGTTTCATATTCCTCAGTGGGGAGAGGTGAAAAGAAGGGAAATCGTTGAACAGCAGTTGGAAACGCTTCTTACCACAAGAGATGGGGATGCACATGTCCCAGATGATTACTTAAAGCAGCAAATTCAATTCTCTGAGTTCATCGTGCAGTTGCAAAAAGAGGCATTCTCGATTCCCAGTGCGACCGAAAAGGTGTGTGAGAGTGCCATGAAGTATATACAAGAGAACTATAAAGAGGCTGTTAATATGAGTGTGTTAAAAGAGGAATTGAATTTTCACCCCGATTATTTGACACGTTGTATGCAAAAAACAATAGGAATAAGTCCGATGCAGTACTTAACCCATTACCGTTTGCATCATGCGAAAAAGCTTTTGGCGGAAACGGAGTATAAGGTATCTGCCATTTCCCGAGAGGTAGGGATTGATGATGTTACCTATTTTTCAAAGTTATTTAAGAAGGTGGAGGGCACAACACCGATGGAATACCGGAGATTGGTGCATAGGAAATGA
- a CDS encoding alpha-glycosidase, which translates to MLKEAIFHRPKNNFAYAYNETTLHIRLQTKKEDVEAVELIHGDPYIWEDGEWISFKKPMKKTGSDDLYDYWLAEVSPEFRRLRYGFALKSGEETIIYNEKGFYEEEPKDCGLYFCFPFLNKIDVFKAPTWVKDTVWYQIFPERFGNGNKENDPKGALPWGSTEPSTTNFFGGDFEGVIEHIDHLVELGITGIYFTPIFKAKSNHKYDTIDYMEIDPQFGTKETFKKLVEVCHVNGIKIMLDAVFNHSGYFWEPFQDVLKNGEKSKYKDWFHIWNFPVVTKPKPNYDAFAFVSDMPKLNTEHPEVKEYLLEVGRYWVREFNIDGWRLDVANEVDHQFWRDFRQAVKAEKEDVYILGEIWHDSMPWLQGDQFDAVMNYPFTTATLDYLAKNKTKATEFANSISKVMHSYPINVNEVAFNLLGSHDTPRILTICEENKDKLKLLFLFQLSFVGAPCIYYGDEFSMTGEQDPGCRKCMVWEEEKQDRDMFDFVKKLIELRKELPVFGNHGDIRFIEANDETNHVMYEKVSDSTGERILFVINNSDKDLIVTLPDGVKGTVLRDLWNGEEFAFAADATALQVKLPAYGFQILAY; encoded by the coding sequence ATGCTTAAGGAAGCAATATTCCATCGTCCAAAGAACAATTTTGCATACGCCTATAATGAAACAACTTTACACATCCGTCTGCAAACAAAGAAAGAGGATGTGGAAGCAGTAGAATTAATTCATGGCGACCCATATATATGGGAAGACGGCGAATGGATTTCATTTAAAAAGCCAATGAAGAAAACAGGATCAGACGACCTTTATGATTATTGGCTTGCAGAAGTTTCCCCAGAGTTCAGACGTCTACGTTACGGATTTGCCCTGAAATCAGGTGAAGAAACCATTATTTATAATGAAAAAGGCTTTTATGAGGAAGAACCTAAAGACTGCGGACTTTACTTCTGCTTTCCTTTCCTAAACAAAATAGATGTCTTCAAGGCTCCAACATGGGTAAAGGATACTGTTTGGTATCAAATATTCCCCGAACGCTTTGGAAACGGCAACAAAGAAAACGATCCAAAAGGCGCTCTTCCATGGGGAAGCACAGAACCTTCTACTACTAACTTTTTCGGTGGAGACTTCGAGGGGGTTATAGAACATATTGACCATCTTGTTGAATTGGGGATCACAGGCATTTACTTCACTCCGATATTTAAAGCAAAATCCAATCATAAATATGACACAATCGATTACATGGAAATCGATCCGCAATTCGGGACCAAAGAGACCTTCAAGAAACTTGTGGAAGTTTGTCATGTGAACGGAATAAAAATAATGCTTGATGCTGTGTTCAACCATAGCGGCTATTTTTGGGAACCGTTTCAGGATGTCTTGAAGAATGGAGAAAAATCCAAGTATAAGGATTGGTTCCACATTTGGAACTTCCCTGTTGTGACTAAGCCTAAACCGAATTATGATGCATTCGCATTTGTTTCGGATATGCCTAAGCTTAATACGGAACATCCAGAAGTAAAGGAATATTTATTGGAAGTGGGCCGCTATTGGGTAAGGGAATTTAACATTGACGGATGGAGATTGGATGTTGCCAATGAGGTAGACCATCAGTTCTGGAGAGATTTCCGTCAGGCTGTGAAGGCTGAAAAAGAGGACGTCTACATTCTTGGTGAAATCTGGCATGATTCGATGCCATGGTTGCAAGGTGATCAATTTGATGCAGTCATGAACTATCCGTTTACTACCGCTACTCTTGACTATCTTGCTAAAAACAAAACCAAAGCAACTGAGTTTGCAAATTCCATTTCCAAGGTGATGCACTCCTATCCTATTAACGTAAATGAAGTTGCATTTAATTTATTGGGCAGTCATGACACCCCTCGTATACTTACAATTTGCGAAGAAAACAAAGATAAATTGAAACTATTGTTCTTGTTCCAATTATCTTTTGTCGGCGCTCCTTGCATCTATTATGGTGATGAGTTCAGCATGACAGGTGAACAAGATCCAGGTTGCCGCAAGTGCATGGTGTGGGAAGAAGAAAAACAAGATCGTGATATGTTTGACTTTGTTAAGAAGCTGATTGAACTTCGCAAAGAGCTTCCTGTATTCGGAAACCACGGCGACATCCGCTTTATTGAAGCAAATGATGAGACCAATCATGTAATGTACGAGAAGGTTTCTGATTCCACGGGAGAAAGAATTTTATTTGTTATTAATAATAGCGACAAGGACTTGATCGTTACCTTGCCAGATGGCGTGAAAGGCACGGTATTGCGCGATCTGTGGAACGGTGAAGAGTTTGCATTTGCTGCTGACGCCACTGCTTTGCAAGTGAAGCTTCCGGCGTATGGCTTTCAGATTTTGGCATATTGA
- a CDS encoding P-II family nitrogen regulator, which translates to MKKVEAIVRPETFRALREKLEEVGINGLTVSEVAGCGQQKGQQGLFRGNTFEIKLLPKVKVEMVVESEYVDEIVQIIQEICSTNTVGDGKIFIYPVEDAIRIRTGENGKLAII; encoded by the coding sequence ATGAAAAAAGTGGAAGCCATCGTTAGACCGGAAACTTTCCGCGCTCTTCGTGAAAAACTGGAAGAAGTCGGAATCAACGGTTTAACCGTCTCAGAAGTAGCAGGTTGCGGACAGCAAAAAGGCCAACAAGGTCTTTTTAGAGGAAACACGTTCGAAATAAAGCTTTTGCCTAAAGTAAAGGTGGAAATGGTTGTGGAATCAGAATACGTAGATGAAATCGTACAAATCATTCAAGAAATATGCTCTACCAATACAGTCGGGGACGGAAAGATTTTCATCTACCCAGTTGAAGATGCCATCAGGATCCGCACAGGAGAAAACGGAAAGCTTGCCATCATTTAA
- a CDS encoding MATE family efflux transporter: MKETNTKKLTLFALTWPIFIEVLLHMLMGNADILMLSQYSDDSVAAVGVANQILFMLIVMFGFIATGTTILVAQYLGSKNRETAAEVTVVSIGANLIFSVAISILVFFFSSKLLLLMDLPPELLTEADSYLKMVGIFSFVQALVITMGATIRSYGFTRDAMYVTIGMNILNVIGNYLFIFGPFGIPVLGVEGVAISTVTSRALGLIVITILLFKRIEEPLPFKKMFRLPVSHLKNLLKIGIPSAGEHLSYNTSQIVITYFIVMIGTEALTTKVYAQSLMMFIFLFSVAISQGTQIMIGHQIGAGKIEEAYKRCIKSLRLAILISILTAIPIAFFSDTLLGFFTDNPDIIALGGTLILFTVILEPGRSFNLVVINALRAAGDVRFPVYIGILSMWGVSVTVSYVLGIHFGFGLVGVWIAMILDEWLRGIIMLYRWKSRIWVTKSFVHEKAS, encoded by the coding sequence ATGAAAGAAACAAATACAAAGAAACTCACCCTTTTCGCCTTAACATGGCCGATATTTATTGAAGTTCTTCTTCACATGCTAATGGGGAATGCAGATATATTAATGTTGAGTCAGTATTCAGATGACTCCGTTGCAGCCGTCGGGGTAGCCAATCAAATCTTGTTTATGCTGATTGTCATGTTTGGTTTCATCGCAACAGGTACGACAATTCTGGTTGCACAGTATCTTGGATCAAAAAACAGAGAAACTGCAGCAGAAGTTACTGTTGTCTCTATCGGCGCAAATTTAATTTTTAGTGTAGCCATCAGTATTTTAGTATTCTTTTTCAGTTCCAAGCTTTTATTATTGATGGATCTCCCACCTGAACTCTTAACAGAGGCAGATTCTTATCTGAAAATGGTTGGGATCTTCTCGTTTGTTCAGGCTCTCGTCATTACGATGGGTGCAACCATCAGAAGCTATGGGTTTACCAGAGATGCCATGTATGTAACCATTGGTATGAATATTCTCAATGTTATCGGAAATTATTTGTTTATTTTTGGTCCGTTCGGCATCCCAGTCCTTGGTGTGGAAGGAGTAGCAATATCCACTGTAACAAGCCGTGCATTAGGTTTAATTGTCATTACCATTCTTCTTTTCAAAAGAATTGAAGAACCTTTACCATTTAAGAAGATGTTCCGCCTGCCTGTAAGCCATTTGAAAAATTTATTAAAAATAGGCATCCCATCAGCTGGAGAGCATTTGTCCTATAATACCTCTCAAATTGTTATTACCTATTTCATTGTCATGATAGGTACAGAAGCATTGACAACAAAGGTATATGCTCAAAGTTTGATGATGTTTATCTTCTTATTCAGTGTTGCTATCAGTCAGGGTACACAAATAATGATTGGTCATCAAATTGGGGCAGGGAAAATAGAAGAGGCTTACAAACGCTGTATAAAAAGCTTGCGCCTTGCCATCTTGATTTCTATTTTGACTGCTATTCCGATCGCGTTTTTCTCTGATACACTTTTGGGGTTCTTTACAGATAACCCGGATATTATTGCACTTGGAGGTACACTGATTCTATTTACCGTGATATTGGAACCGGGGCGTTCATTCAACTTGGTTGTAATCAATGCCTTGCGTGCAGCAGGTGATGTAAGATTTCCTGTTTATATTGGGATCTTATCGATGTGGGGTGTTAGTGTTACTGTTTCCTATGTGCTTGGCATTCATTTTGGATTTGGTTTAGTCGGAGTGTGGATTGCCATGATCTTAGATGAGTGGTTGCGTGGCATTATCATGCTATATCGCTGGAAATCCCGCATTTGGGTAACCAAATCCTTCGTCCACGAAAAAGCATCGTAA
- a CDS encoding glycosyltransferase → MESFTILLSGGLLLSFLWIIINGLFYPAYPKPIKTSMAPLVSILVPMRDEERNVLDLIENFKKLTYSNLEFILLDDHSSDSTYSLAVDSTKKDSRFSILQGAPLKKGWAGKVHACYQLSHAANGDYLLFLDADARLQKNTIESMLPFFKNEKVGLVTGFPRFPVTSWLSKLVVPMQHFVIWLHLPLALANYSSFKPASAAHGAFMLFERSAYDFVEGHFSVKSSIVEDVHLARVMKEHGFQVKLINATPYVTCHMYETNQEVWNGFLKNIYIGIGKSPLMAMGLTLFYSLFYISPLFFAILSPIYGVWFLVPLLLVWMQKLYIDLRTGQLAYLFLFMPFSALAFLVILHASMWKSWRKQHYIWKGRAYK, encoded by the coding sequence ATGGAGTCATTCACTATCTTGCTTTCTGGCGGGTTATTATTGTCTTTCCTCTGGATTATCATCAACGGATTGTTTTATCCTGCTTATCCAAAACCAATAAAAACTTCTATGGCACCGCTTGTATCGATTCTGGTACCAATGCGCGATGAAGAGCGGAACGTCCTCGATTTAATCGAAAATTTTAAGAAACTCACATACTCGAATTTAGAATTCATCTTATTGGATGATCATTCTTCGGACTCCACCTATTCCTTGGCGGTAGATTCCACTAAAAAAGATAGCCGTTTCTCTATCCTGCAAGGGGCTCCTTTGAAAAAGGGCTGGGCAGGAAAAGTGCATGCCTGCTATCAGCTTTCCCATGCAGCCAACGGAGATTATTTGTTATTTTTAGATGCGGATGCAAGACTGCAAAAGAATACCATAGAAAGCATGCTTCCTTTTTTCAAAAACGAGAAAGTCGGGTTGGTTACGGGTTTCCCAAGGTTTCCGGTTACAAGTTGGCTAAGTAAGCTAGTGGTACCAATGCAACATTTTGTTATCTGGCTTCATCTTCCCCTTGCATTGGCTAATTACAGCTCCTTTAAGCCTGCTAGTGCAGCTCACGGAGCGTTCATGTTGTTTGAAAGAAGCGCCTATGATTTTGTAGAGGGCCATTTCTCCGTAAAATCCAGCATTGTGGAAGATGTCCACCTCGCCAGGGTGATGAAGGAACACGGATTCCAAGTGAAATTAATAAATGCCACCCCTTATGTTACCTGTCATATGTATGAAACCAATCAAGAAGTCTGGAATGGATTTTTGAAAAATATTTATATCGGCATTGGAAAGTCCCCTTTAATGGCGATGGGCTTAACATTGTTTTACAGCTTGTTTTATATTTCTCCTCTTTTCTTTGCAATTCTTTCTCCTATATATGGAGTTTGGTTTCTGGTGCCTCTGCTACTAGTATGGATGCAAAAGCTTTATATTGATCTTCGGACGGGACAGCTAGCATATTTATTTCTTTTCATGCCGTTTAGCGCTTTGGCATTCTTAGTCATTCTGCACGCTTCCATGTGGAAATCTTGGAGAAAACAACATTATATTTGGAAGGGTCGTGCCTATAAATGA
- a CDS encoding phytoene/squalene synthase family protein yields the protein MNDLMKAYHHCESIIKEHSKTFYKAFMLLPKEKKQAVWAVYAFCRQVDDIVDEGVNPKEELFTFKGMFADFLEGELPSEDPMWLALQDVFNRYEMDVQSFHDMIVGQEMDLYKNLYYSEEEVLHYSYHVASTVGLMLLPILAPKKKDELREDAIALGQAMQITNILRDIGEDLERDRIYIPIEKLEKAGYSLDDLNKHIVNNKFISVWEEMANKAESLYEQALSTIHLYPMHSRTPVKGAAYLYRAILGSIRKKGYSVFKTKHYVTGEEKQQIISQI from the coding sequence ATGAACGACTTAATGAAAGCATATCATCATTGTGAATCCATAATTAAAGAACATTCCAAAACATTTTATAAAGCATTTATGCTCCTGCCTAAAGAAAAGAAGCAGGCAGTTTGGGCTGTTTATGCGTTTTGCCGGCAGGTTGACGATATAGTGGATGAAGGAGTGAATCCGAAAGAAGAGCTTTTTACATTCAAAGGGATGTTTGCTGACTTTCTAGAAGGTGAATTGCCGTCAGAAGATCCAATGTGGCTAGCTCTTCAGGATGTGTTCAATCGATACGAGATGGATGTCCAATCCTTTCATGACATGATAGTTGGCCAAGAAATGGACTTATATAAGAATTTGTATTATTCAGAGGAGGAAGTGTTGCATTACTCCTACCATGTAGCAAGTACTGTTGGACTGATGCTGCTACCGATACTTGCACCAAAGAAAAAAGATGAATTACGAGAGGATGCCATTGCGCTCGGACAGGCGATGCAGATTACTAATATTCTTCGGGATATTGGAGAAGACCTTGAGCGTGATAGAATCTATATTCCTATTGAAAAGTTGGAAAAAGCCGGCTATTCATTGGATGACTTGAATAAGCATATCGTGAATAACAAGTTCATATCGGTATGGGAAGAGATGGCGAACAAAGCGGAAAGTCTTTATGAACAGGCGTTAAGTACGATTCATCTGTATCCGATGCATTCGAGAACTCCTGTAAAGGGAGCGGCCTATTTATATCGGGCGATACTAGGTTCGATTCGCAAAAAGGGATATTCAGTATTTAAAACAAAGCATTATGTTACAGGAGAAGAAAAGCAGCAAATCATATCGCAAATATAA
- a CDS encoding ammonium transporter, with product MKKKIGLLVTGGLLVSSTAHAQAPTVEGLSVSLDMVWIMVAALLVFFMHAGFAMVESGFTRSKNALNILMKNFLTISIASVLYLAIGYALMFGSSIGGFTGLDGFFLTGHEDQIGFFVFQAMFAATCATIISGAVAERMKLSSYILLTVAMTALIYPIVGHWVWGGGWLSELGFTDFAGSTVVHLTGALGAIVAVKFLGARLGKYTNGKVNVISGHNIPLGALGVFILWFGWFGFNGGSTLAADPSLIPHVITTTLLSASAGVLASAFYTQLRYQRIDASLTLNGALAGLVGITAGTGDVSPIGAIIIGLVAGVLLVEAVTFIDRKAKIDDPVGAIAVHGVCGIWGTLAVGLFSTSTGLFYGGGVSQLGIQAIGILAVTAWTVGSVGLFLFIVTRFTSIRVTKEEEISGLDFAEHGSSAYELRESVFSDNSSAPEFGTGLVHRLNNLGGTTQKRKAKEV from the coding sequence TTGAAGAAGAAAATTGGATTACTCGTTACAGGCGGATTATTGGTCAGTTCTACAGCTCATGCGCAAGCACCTACGGTTGAAGGTTTAAGCGTCTCTCTTGATATGGTCTGGATTATGGTAGCAGCTCTTTTAGTATTTTTTATGCATGCAGGATTTGCGATGGTGGAATCAGGATTTACTCGTTCTAAAAATGCACTGAATATTTTAATGAAGAATTTCCTGACTATATCCATTGCCTCCGTTCTTTATTTAGCAATAGGTTATGCTCTTATGTTCGGCAGTTCAATCGGGGGTTTTACAGGACTTGATGGATTTTTCCTTACTGGGCACGAAGATCAAATAGGTTTCTTCGTTTTCCAAGCAATGTTCGCGGCAACTTGCGCCACTATCATCTCCGGGGCAGTCGCAGAGCGCATGAAGCTATCTAGTTATATTTTATTAACCGTTGCCATGACAGCACTGATCTATCCGATTGTTGGTCACTGGGTATGGGGTGGCGGATGGTTATCAGAGCTAGGATTTACTGATTTTGCAGGCTCTACAGTCGTCCATCTCACCGGTGCACTTGGTGCTATTGTAGCTGTAAAATTCTTAGGAGCACGTCTTGGAAAATACACAAACGGCAAAGTTAATGTCATTTCTGGTCACAACATCCCACTTGGGGCACTTGGTGTATTCATCCTTTGGTTTGGTTGGTTTGGATTTAATGGCGGTAGCACCTTAGCTGCAGATCCTTCCTTGATTCCACATGTCATCACGACCACTTTACTATCTGCATCTGCCGGAGTACTGGCTTCTGCATTCTATACGCAATTACGTTATCAGCGTATTGATGCTTCCTTAACGTTGAACGGTGCCCTAGCCGGGTTAGTTGGTATCACAGCAGGAACAGGAGATGTATCTCCAATTGGTGCCATCATTATTGGATTGGTTGCAGGGGTTCTTTTAGTCGAGGCAGTTACCTTCATCGATCGTAAAGCAAAGATTGATGATCCGGTTGGTGCCATTGCGGTTCATGGCGTTTGCGGCATTTGGGGAACCCTTGCTGTAGGTTTATTCTCCACTTCAACGGGATTATTTTACGGCGGCGGAGTTTCCCAATTAGGCATTCAAGCAATCGGCATACTGGCCGTTACAGCATGGACAGTCGGTTCTGTTGGCTTATTTCTATTCATTGTTACCCGCTTTACTAGTATTCGTGTTACGAAGGAAGAAGAGATTTCCGGACTTGATTTTGCAGAGCATGGTTCTTCTGCTTATGAGCTTAGAGAATCGGTCTTTTCTGATAATAGCTCTGCACCGGAATTCGGTACTGGTTTAGTTCATCGTTTGAACAATTTAGGCGGAACTACACAAAAACGTAAAGCCAAGGAAGTTTAA